CTGGATATCGGCGGGCAGGATGCGAAAGCCATGCGGGTAGATAACACCGGCAAGGTAACCGACTTTGTTATGAATGATAAGTGCGCGGCTGGTACCGGTAAATTTTTTCAAGTTATGGCCGGTGCTATGAATCTGGATATGGCAGGGCTCAACGAGTTGGAATTGAGTCCGGGGGAGGAAGCCTGTACTGTTAACGCCATGTGCACCGTATTCGCCGAATCGGAAGTGATTGGCCTGGTAAATAAGGGTAAGTCCCGCCAAGCCATTTTTGCCGGGCTTTATAAGTCTGTCGCCAACCGGGTTGCAGCTATGGCGGCCTCTGTTCAATTGGCGGCTCCGGTTGTGTTTACCGGCGGTGTATCGCAAAACCGTCATATGCGCCGGGAACTGGAAGAAAAGTTGGGAGTGGAACTGATAGTTCCTTCGCATGCTTTGTATGCCGGATCAATAGGGGCGGCGCTGTGCGCGTGGGATTATTCCCGGTCAGTCGGGATTAAAGAGCGTGCTTCACAAAACACGCAAGCTTAATTTTAATTTAGGAGGAATTTGCATGTCTGATCCATTTACTATGCTAAAAAATGTGAAAGAAACCGGCAAAAAGGTAGTTGGCT
This window of the Methylomusa anaerophila genome carries:
- a CDS encoding acyl-CoA dehydratase activase — translated: MKLSVVAGIDIGSAAIKLTLYDGVQMAYAARLSGWNPREAALDLLRRETAAWGIAVEDLVCIVGTGYGRINFPLAHKTMTEITCHGRGAAYMVPGAATVLDIGGQDAKAMRVDNTGKVTDFVMNDKCAAGTGKFFQVMAGAMNLDMAGLNELELSPGEEACTVNAMCTVFAESEVIGLVNKGKSRQAIFAGLYKSVANRVAAMAASVQLAAPVVFTGGVSQNRHMRRELEEKLGVELIVPSHALYAGSIGAALCAWDYSRSVGIKERASQNTQA